TTAAAGGTCGCCGCAGCAACGCCAGATACAAACATGGCGTTGGCAGGGTTGTTATGGTCTCCGCCCGGGATTTTATGGGCTTTACCGTGTTTTTTCTTGTCTAAATCCCAAGGCTGAATTGCGGCAAAGGGGTCGTCAGCATTCGCTGTAATCCAGGCTTTAGCCTTGGCTAATAGCTCATCGGGATCAGCCGCTAACTCATCAATTAAACCCAATGCTTTTGCTTCAGGAGCTTTATGTTTTTTACCTTCCAGCAAGAATGGCAACGCGGTTTGAATACCCAGCATTTGCACTGTACGTACAATACCACCGCCACCGGGCAACAAGCCTAACGTCACTTCTGGTAATCCAACCACCACGCCTTTTTCCAAAGCAACGCGGTGATTACAGGCCAAACACAGCTCTAAACCACCGCCCATTGCCGCACCGTTAATAGCCGCAACCACGGGCACTGGCAGTATTTCCAAAGCGCGAAATTGCGCTTTAATGCGTTCAATAAAGTTAAAGGCGTCTTCTTCCTGCCCCGGTTCAATAGACACCATGTAATTCAAATCGCCACCGGCGAAGAAGGTGTTTTTAGCAGAAGCCAATACCACGCCTTTTAAATCGCTTTCGGCTTTTAATATTGCCAGCGTGTCGTCCATCAATTCAGCAAACTCAGCGTTCAGCGCATTTACTGGCCCGGTCATATCCATGGTGATGGTGACGATATTGGCATCATCTTTTGTATAGAGAAACTGTCCCATGATCATTACCTGTCATTCTCGAAATAGTTCAAATGTGATTGATGATAAAGGTCGAGCATACAAGGATGTACTTGCTGCGAGTCCTGGCTCTTTTATCATCAATCTTCTTTAATTTGTTATTCATGTCTTTATTGAGGGAGATTTAACGCAGACTCGCCGTGAATCAATCCCTTGAGGCTCCACCACCGCCTCCCTGCGGTGTAGGGTCTGCTTAGAAATCTCCCTCAATGAAAGCTTGGTAAGGTGCGATATATATTTACCTTAAACGCACTGGCTTAAACCCGTTCAATAATGGTCGAGATACCCATACCACCACCAATGCACAATGAAATCATGCCTCGTTCCAAATCGCGTCTTTCCAACTCATCTAACACAATGCTAACCAACATGGCTCCGGTTGCGCCAAGAGGATGCCCCATAGCAATTGCGCCGCCGTTAACGTTGGTCACATCATGCCCAATGCCCAAATCCCGCATATAACGCATGGCTACTGAGGCGAAGGCTTCGTTGATTTCCCACAAATCAATATCACTAACGCTCATACCCGCAATCTTCAAACACTTTTTCGCAGCAGGGCCCGGAGCGGTCAGCATGATCACAGGATCGTTTGCCGTAACTGCACCCGCCACAATACGTGCTCTAGGCTTCAAGCCCAGATCCTGTTTGGCTTGTTCATTACCAATCAACACCGCGGCAGAACCATCAACGATACCCGAGGAATTACCCGCAGTATGAACATGATTAATACGCTGAACCGATGGATACTTGGCAATCGCCATATCATCAAGGCCAGCATCGCCCATCGCCTGGAACGCGGAACGCAACCCGCCAAGGGTCTCCATGGTGGTTTCAGGTTTGATGTAATCGTCTTTATCCAGAATGGTAATGCCGTTCAGGTCTTTCACCGCCACAACCGACTTGTCGAAATAACCATTGTCACGAGCCAATGCAGCCCGGCGCTGCGACTCAACAGCGAAAGCATCGACATCAGCACGGGAATAACCATCTAACGTGGCGATCAAATCCGCCCCAATGCCTTGAGGCACGGAAAGCTGTTCAAATTTAAATTGAGGATCAAAGAAAAGCGCACCGCCGTTGCTCGCCATAGGAACACGCGACATGGACTCAACACCGCCAGCAACAACCAGATTCGACCAACCCGACATGACTTTTTGCGCCGCCATATTGGTCGCTTCCAAACCAGAACCACAGAAGCGATCCAGTTGCACACCCGCAACCGATTCATCCCAGCCAGAATGCATGGCAATCGCCTTGCCCACATCACTGCCTTGTTCACCGACAGGAGTTACACAGCCAAACAACACATCGTCAACATAGGCAGAATCAAAGCCGTGACGTCGTTGTAATTCTTTTAACAGGGTGGCGCCCAAATCAATGGGTTTGACTTCGGCAAGCGAGCCGTCTTGCAAACGACCTTTGCTGCGCGGAGTGCGCACAGCATCAAAAATATATGCAGTATTACTCATGATATCCTCAAGGAAAGTTGACCGATGCATAGCAGATATTTCAAGGTTCATACCTGTACGAAGCACATCGCTCAATTTGAATAAAAGCTTTTATACCCAGTAATCTGGTTGTATGTGTACTAGGCTAGAGGATTGATGTCATCTGTAAAGTGACCAAAGGTGTCATTGCGTTGACCATAAGTGCCTAATAGATGGATACCCAGACCGAAAAATCACTGAAAACAGTCATCTCAAAAGTGAAATAAGGTGAAATACACTCCCTCGCCGTCCTTGCCTATAGTGACCCCCGCATTCGACACACAAGAATGCAAACGAAACATATAAAACTTCACAATTTTAATGAGAGTAGAACAATGTCTGAATTAAATTACATCCAATGGGTAGGCGGAAACAAAACTGACACATTCAAAGATGGCGCCATTCAGGTTGAGCATATTTACAGACCAGAAGCCTATGAAGGCACAGTCCCAGGCA
Above is a window of Paraneptunicella aestuarii DNA encoding:
- a CDS encoding acetyl-CoA C-acetyltransferase; its protein translation is MSNTAYIFDAVRTPRSKGRLQDGSLAEVKPIDLGATLLKELQRRHGFDSAYVDDVLFGCVTPVGEQGSDVGKAIAMHSGWDESVAGVQLDRFCGSGLEATNMAAQKVMSGWSNLVVAGGVESMSRVPMASNGGALFFDPQFKFEQLSVPQGIGADLIATLDGYSRADVDAFAVESQRRAALARDNGYFDKSVVAVKDLNGITILDKDDYIKPETTMETLGGLRSAFQAMGDAGLDDMAIAKYPSVQRINHVHTAGNSSGIVDGSAAVLIGNEQAKQDLGLKPRARIVAGAVTANDPVIMLTAPGPAAKKCLKIAGMSVSDIDLWEINEAFASVAMRYMRDLGIGHDVTNVNGGAIAMGHPLGATGAMLVSIVLDELERRDLERGMISLCIGGGMGISTIIERV